A genomic window from Terrisporobacter glycolicus ATCC 14880 = DSM 1288 includes:
- a CDS encoding ferritin family protein: MNKWICPICGYIIENEKTKTCPICNAPYEEFKEIDIKEEKKIFDIGENIGIAKDADDNMICDLRTIFSRECLEVGMYLAMSKIATKEGYLKVGEIYKKIAYEEAEHASILAGLLGEVVKPWTEENLKVIIEDEYEAIQSKLKLAKKAKELGLDTIYNALNEMCKDETKHGKEFFSLLNEYFIES; this comes from the coding sequence ATGAATAAATGGATTTGTCCAATATGTGGATATATTATTGAAAATGAAAAAACAAAAACATGCCCTATTTGTAATGCTCCATATGAAGAATTTAAAGAAATTGACATAAAAGAAGAAAAAAAAATATTTGATATTGGTGAAAATATAGGAATAGCAAAAGATGCAGACGACAATATGATTTGTGATTTAAGGACTATTTTTTCTAGAGAATGTTTAGAAGTAGGAATGTATTTGGCTATGAGTAAAATTGCAACGAAAGAAGGATATTTAAAGGTAGGAGAAATATATAAGAAAATAGCTTACGAAGAAGCTGAGCATGCATCTATTCTAGCAGGACTTCTAGGAGAAGTGGTGAAACCTTGGACTGAAGAAAATTTAAAAGTAATTATAGAAGATGAATATGAAGCAATACAAAGCAAATTGAAATTAGCTAAAAAAGCTAAAGAACTTGGTTTAGATACTATTTATAATGCACTAAATGAAATGTGTAAAGATGAAACTAAACACGGAAAAGAGTTTTTTAGTTTACTAAATGAATATTTTATAGAATCCTAA
- a CDS encoding manganese efflux pump MntP family protein, producing the protein MGLLTILLTGFALAMDAFAVSVTKGMTLRKITSFISFKIAFFFGLFQGLMPFIGWFVGIRFQLYIKAVDHWIALFLLSFIGLKMIFEAYEDSNNPEITVTCDDELNNTELIILSIATSIDALAVGVSFAFLNVHIIPLCLSIGIITFVLCFLGVMIGKLLGPVFKNYSQIVGGIILILIGINILNEHTNFIYKMLN; encoded by the coding sequence ATGGGACTTTTAACAATATTATTAACTGGATTTGCTTTAGCCATGGATGCCTTTGCTGTTTCAGTAACAAAAGGTATGACTCTTAGAAAAATTACATCTTTTATATCTTTTAAAATTGCTTTTTTCTTTGGTTTATTTCAAGGATTAATGCCCTTTATTGGATGGTTCGTAGGCATTAGGTTTCAATTATATATAAAGGCTGTAGATCATTGGATTGCATTATTTCTATTATCTTTTATTGGTCTTAAAATGATATTTGAGGCCTATGAAGACAGTAACAATCCTGAAATAACTGTAACCTGTGATGATGAATTAAATAATACAGAGTTAATAATTTTATCCATTGCTACTAGTATAGATGCTCTTGCTGTTGGAGTTAGTTTTGCATTTTTAAATGTACATATTATACCACTTTGTTTAAGCATAGGCATAATTACCTTTGTCTTATGTTTTTTAGGCGTTATGATTGGAAAACTTTTAGGACCAGTATTTAAAAACTACTCTCAAATTGTAGGAGGTATAATATTAATACTTATAGGTATTAATATTTTAAATGAACAT